Proteins encoded within one genomic window of Bdellovibrionales bacterium CG10_big_fil_rev_8_21_14_0_10_45_34:
- a CDS encoding FliA/WhiG family RNA polymerase sigma factor (involved in the initiation of sporulation and glycogen biosynthesis): MSKSSALLRKYKEDPSKLTRDQKDKLILEYAPLIKFIAQKIAIRLPPNIELDDLISSGVIGLMDAIEKYDPSRDNTFKTYAEFRIRGAILDELRSQDWVPRSVRDKSKLLDRTIARLEQDLNRTPTEEEIANRLGVSMEDFHDLLNQVRPVSLLSIDDSSTFSNVDKKSILNLLESCKLSNPHNQLNVKHIKKIVMRSIQDLPEKQRLVLSLYYYEDLNLKEIGKVLRVTESRVSQLHAQAVSRLRVKLAQSLDAGDIAS, from the coding sequence ATGTCAAAGAGTAGCGCACTACTCAGGAAATACAAAGAGGATCCGAGCAAACTGACTCGGGATCAAAAAGACAAATTGATTCTTGAGTACGCACCATTGATAAAGTTTATTGCTCAAAAAATCGCCATCAGATTGCCACCCAATATCGAGCTCGACGATTTGATCTCAAGCGGTGTCATTGGTCTTATGGATGCGATCGAAAAGTATGATCCATCAAGAGACAACACGTTTAAAACATACGCAGAGTTTCGGATACGTGGTGCGATTCTCGATGAACTGCGCTCCCAAGACTGGGTGCCTCGAAGCGTTCGTGACAAATCCAAGCTTCTCGATCGAACAATAGCCCGCCTTGAGCAAGATCTTAATAGAACTCCCACAGAAGAGGAGATTGCTAACAGGCTCGGTGTATCAATGGAAGACTTTCACGACTTGCTCAATCAAGTTCGTCCGGTAAGTCTACTTTCTATTGATGATTCTTCTACCTTTAGCAACGTCGACAAGAAATCAATTTTGAATTTACTAGAAAGCTGCAAGTTGTCGAACCCGCACAATCAGCTCAATGTGAAGCACATCAAAAAAATTGTTATGCGGTCGATTCAAGATCTTCCTGAAAAGCAAAGGTTAGTGCTCTCGTTGTACTATTATGAAGATTTGAATCTTAAAGAAATTGGTAAAGTCTTGCGCGTGACCGAAAGCCGCGTCTCACAGCTTCATGCTCAAGCGGTGTCGAGACTGAGAGTGAAGTTGGCGCAGTCGCTCGACGCCGGTGACATCGCCTCCTAA
- a CDS encoding RNA polymerase subunit sigma, giving the protein MRRSSPQVEILDDTDSRSNNPKAINSSVVAPERSPIRQSEPFENSDEDTDSLLIEVDDQGSKDDSIVASSDDDIIDVSAKSNQQLPAIISGPVSTVDALTAYLNEIRKYPLLTPEEEHELAIKYAEKGDQAAAQRLVTSNLRFVVKIAAEYSRFGAKMIDLVQEGNVGLMHAVKEFNPYKGVRLITYAVWWIRGYIREYLLKQHSMVRIGTTHNQKKLFYNLHQEEKKMEALGMEPTTALLSSRLGVPERDVEMMQQRLGGKDISLDQPVDEDSGTLLKDLQTSSMEESVDVQLEKYEQIEILNQMIEKLRPTLNEKEILILDRRILSDEPQTLQEIGDAVGITRERARQLEARILKRLKESMEG; this is encoded by the coding sequence GTGCGGCGATCCAGCCCACAGGTAGAAATTCTCGACGATACGGATAGCCGCTCGAATAACCCTAAAGCGATTAACTCTTCAGTAGTCGCACCCGAAAGGTCGCCAATCAGGCAGTCGGAACCCTTTGAAAACTCCGACGAAGACACTGACTCTCTACTCATTGAAGTTGATGATCAGGGGAGCAAAGATGATTCGATTGTGGCGTCCAGCGACGATGATATAATCGATGTGTCGGCAAAATCTAACCAGCAGCTGCCTGCGATTATTTCGGGGCCTGTTTCGACAGTCGACGCTCTCACCGCGTATTTGAATGAGATAAGAAAGTATCCACTGTTAACTCCCGAAGAGGAGCACGAACTCGCTATTAAGTATGCCGAGAAAGGCGACCAGGCGGCGGCTCAGCGCCTTGTAACAAGTAACCTACGTTTCGTTGTGAAGATTGCAGCTGAATACTCGCGCTTTGGTGCAAAGATGATTGACCTTGTTCAAGAAGGAAATGTCGGACTCATGCACGCAGTGAAGGAGTTTAACCCATATAAAGGTGTGAGGCTCATTACCTACGCCGTGTGGTGGATTCGGGGATATATTAGAGAGTATTTGTTAAAGCAACATTCTATGGTTCGTATAGGGACCACTCACAATCAGAAGAAGCTGTTTTATAATCTGCACCAAGAAGAAAAAAAGATGGAGGCTTTAGGAATGGAGCCTACCACCGCTTTGTTGAGCTCTCGTTTGGGAGTGCCAGAAAGAGATGTCGAGATGATGCAGCAGCGACTTGGCGGCAAAGACATCAGTCTCGACCAGCCGGTCGATGAAGACAGCGGCACTCTACTTAAAGACCTACAAACTTCGTCGATGGAAGAATCTGTAGATGTACAGCTCGAGAAGTACGAACAAATTGAAATTTTAAATCAAATGATCGAGAAGCTTCGGCCCACCTTAAACGAAAAAGAAATCTTAATACTGGATCGCCGAATACTATCTGACGAGCCTCAAACTCTTCAAGAAATCGGAGATGCTGTGGGCATAACTCGCGAGCGTGCAAGACAACTTGAAGCCCGTATTCTCAAGCGCCTTAAAGAGTCGATGGAAGGTTAG
- a CDS encoding histidine--tRNA ligase → MKIKSVRGMHDVFGQDMAVWSHIEQIIRQVYTRAGYREIRTPILESTDLFLRGVGETSDIVNKEMYTFMDRGGDSVTMRPEGTAPVVRAAIENGLIQPGHEVKLFYIGPMFRYERPQKGRQRQFHQYGIEHLNTSSAFSDAEVIALQSLLYREIGLLNCEVEISSVGCQECRQAYEGELKKALQEKIAQVPENFRPRIDSAPMRIFDQKDEGSQKLSETLPTMLQYLCEQCLNHFEQVKRHLKNMDTQFKVNPKIVRGLDYYNSTAFEVKSSHLGSQSALGGGGRYDGLFEDLGANPTASVGFAGGLERLVIAYQATNTEKFSDKTDVFVLCADEPLRDTATEIYWGLLKRGLQVTIDHEMRSFKSQIKKADKAGARYVVILGEREWQEGKLILKDFASGDQIEVPVGDKTEIASEISKKLKL, encoded by the coding sequence TTGAAAATTAAGTCTGTTCGAGGAATGCACGATGTTTTTGGTCAAGATATGGCGGTGTGGAGTCATATCGAACAAATAATTCGCCAAGTCTACACACGCGCCGGTTATCGCGAAATAAGAACTCCCATCTTGGAGTCGACGGATTTATTTCTTCGAGGAGTGGGTGAGACATCGGACATTGTTAACAAAGAAATGTACACCTTCATGGATCGCGGAGGTGACTCTGTAACGATGAGACCTGAGGGGACGGCTCCCGTTGTTAGGGCGGCGATTGAAAATGGACTCATTCAACCAGGGCACGAAGTGAAGCTTTTCTACATTGGCCCCATGTTTAGGTACGAGCGACCCCAAAAAGGGAGACAGCGTCAGTTTCATCAGTATGGCATCGAACATCTTAACACGAGCTCCGCTTTCTCTGACGCAGAAGTTATCGCACTTCAAAGTTTGCTCTATAGAGAAATCGGTCTTTTAAATTGTGAAGTGGAAATTTCTAGCGTGGGGTGCCAAGAGTGTCGGCAAGCTTACGAAGGCGAGCTAAAAAAAGCTTTGCAAGAAAAAATAGCGCAAGTGCCAGAAAACTTCCGCCCAAGAATAGATTCAGCGCCCATGCGCATTTTTGATCAAAAAGACGAAGGCAGCCAAAAGCTCAGTGAAACACTGCCAACCATGCTTCAGTACCTCTGCGAGCAGTGCTTAAATCATTTTGAGCAGGTAAAGCGCCATCTTAAGAACATGGATACGCAGTTTAAGGTAAACCCTAAAATCGTCCGTGGTCTTGATTATTACAACAGTACCGCGTTTGAAGTTAAGAGCTCTCACTTAGGGTCGCAATCAGCCCTGGGTGGCGGAGGCCGTTACGACGGGCTATTTGAAGACTTGGGAGCAAACCCCACAGCCTCTGTTGGATTTGCTGGCGGCTTAGAAAGACTGGTCATTGCCTATCAGGCTACAAATACCGAAAAGTTTTCAGACAAAACAGATGTTTTTGTACTCTGCGCCGATGAACCTCTGAGAGACACAGCGACAGAGATCTATTGGGGACTTCTTAAGCGTGGTTTGCAGGTGACCATTGATCATGAGATGAGGTCGTTTAAGTCGCAGATAAAAAAGGCGGATAAAGCGGGAGCTCGTTACGTTGTTATTCTTGGTGAAAGAGAGTGGCAAGAGGGCAAGCTCATTCTGAAAGATTTCGCCTCGGGCGATCAAATAGAAGTACCTGTTGGCGATAAAACTGAAATTGCCAGCGAAATTAGTAAAAAACTCAAACTTTGA
- a CDS encoding flagellar biosynthesis switch protein, whose amino-acid sequence MRHERMKTISITSGKGGVGKTTFTAQLAMYLAAQDKSVLILDGDLGMANIDLFFGRHLSHSIYDVLSGTMSLSDTVVNVYPGVDLIPGGNGISELQNLNAEDRYMLLSQVSHLPRKYDVLLVDTSPGLSNHVLYLNSLVQQVVVTLTPDPASLTDAYALIKVLSQKSRVRKFSVLVNMVQGLAEGLRVFERLLKVSNEFLDVSLDYVGCIPVDAKIKEAVRLQKPALFTFESCLPVLKYIERDMEPSSDQHMLPGGLSFFWERLVGVA is encoded by the coding sequence ATGAGGCACGAGAGAATGAAGACAATATCGATCACGTCAGGTAAAGGGGGAGTTGGTAAAACAACTTTCACGGCCCAGCTAGCTATGTATCTTGCTGCTCAAGATAAGAGTGTGCTGATTTTAGATGGCGACTTGGGTATGGCAAATATAGACCTTTTTTTCGGCAGACACCTTAGCCATTCTATCTATGATGTTCTATCAGGCACGATGAGCTTAAGCGATACAGTAGTAAACGTATATCCGGGTGTAGATCTCATCCCAGGCGGAAATGGTATAAGCGAACTTCAAAACCTCAATGCAGAAGATCGCTATATGTTGCTGTCTCAAGTGTCTCACTTGCCGAGAAAGTACGATGTTCTTCTGGTGGACACTTCTCCGGGATTATCGAACCATGTGCTGTACCTCAACTCGTTGGTTCAACAGGTTGTTGTAACCTTGACGCCAGATCCAGCTAGTTTGACTGATGCCTATGCGCTCATTAAGGTTCTTTCGCAGAAAAGTCGGGTTCGCAAGTTCTCGGTATTAGTTAACATGGTTCAAGGTCTAGCAGAGGGATTGAGAGTTTTCGAAAGGCTTTTGAAAGTCTCAAATGAATTCCTCGACGTTTCCCTAGATTATGTTGGCTGCATTCCGGTGGACGCCAAGATTAAAGAAGCTGTAAGGCTACAAAAGCCCGCACTCTTTACGTTCGAATCTTGTTTGCCCGTGCTGAAGTATATCGAACGAGATATGGAGCCAAGCTCTGATCAGCACATGCTCCCGGGCGGACTGAGCTTCTTCTGGGAAAGACTAGTGGGAGTAGCTTGA
- the flhA gene encoding flagellar biosynthesis protein FlhA: protein MQEIYNFLRTFHRFSKNTDLIVAAGLIVVLTVMIIPLPPVMLDLFLTLSFALSLLILLVAIYTEKTLEFSVFPSLLLVTTLFRLSLNVASTRVILSEGHQGPASAGAVIEAFGNFVVGNNYAIGLVVFIILVVINFVVITKGSGRVAEVAARFTLDAMPGKQMSIDADLNAGLINESEARNRRKEIELEADFYGAMDGASKFVRGDAIAGIIITIVNIIGGLIIGVLQKGLDVSAAAEYYTKLTIGDGLVSQIPALIVSTAAGAIITRNSSGKNIGSDMATQLFLNPKAAFIVSGILMFLGFVPGLPTGPFLTFSFIIGGIGWFIAKFQQEKVDDERKKKHDEDMKPQKENIESLLPLDMLELEVGYGLINVVESNGSGDLLERIVSIRKQFALDLGIIVPSVHIRDNLQLDPGEYRFLIKGVEVGGGKLQPEQLLAMDPGDVTRAVKGIKTKEPAFGLDALWIAQAQKEEAEIAGYTVVDLPTVMATHLTEIIRTHAHELIGRQEASQLIESFKKTHPKLVEELVPDLLPLGAVVRVLQKLLREQVSIRDLLTIFETLADEAPKGKDVENLTEAVRRRLAPRLTKKYTNEDGRVPVITLDPYLEDLIAGSLLQTDQGVQLVMDPRQAQTVITEISRIIEENPDIAAQPILLTTPTVRRHVQKLVEKFIPQLVVLSHGELLSDASVVSVSRVEIRHVG, encoded by the coding sequence GTGCAAGAGATTTATAATTTTTTGAGAACATTCCACAGATTCTCTAAGAATACAGATCTCATTGTGGCCGCGGGGCTGATTGTCGTCCTCACTGTAATGATTATTCCGCTACCGCCAGTAATGTTGGATTTATTTTTAACATTATCGTTTGCGCTAAGTCTTTTGATTCTACTTGTAGCAATTTATACAGAAAAAACTTTGGAGTTCAGTGTTTTCCCGAGTCTATTGCTAGTTACCACCTTATTTAGGCTTTCTCTCAACGTGGCTTCTACTCGAGTCATCCTTTCAGAGGGGCATCAGGGACCCGCATCAGCAGGGGCCGTGATAGAAGCCTTCGGGAATTTTGTGGTAGGGAATAACTATGCTATTGGCTTGGTCGTATTTATTATTCTTGTTGTTATTAACTTCGTTGTTATTACAAAAGGTTCAGGCCGCGTCGCAGAAGTGGCCGCAAGATTTACACTAGATGCCATGCCCGGCAAACAGATGTCGATCGATGCAGATCTAAACGCTGGGCTCATTAACGAGTCAGAGGCCCGCAATCGGCGAAAAGAAATTGAACTTGAAGCTGACTTTTATGGAGCGATGGACGGTGCCAGTAAGTTTGTTCGAGGAGATGCCATAGCGGGCATCATCATCACCATAGTCAATATTATTGGCGGCCTGATAATTGGTGTTTTGCAAAAGGGCTTAGATGTATCAGCGGCAGCAGAGTATTACACAAAATTAACAATAGGTGACGGTCTCGTATCTCAAATACCAGCTCTGATAGTATCTACTGCAGCTGGCGCCATCATAACTCGAAATTCCTCGGGCAAGAACATCGGCTCAGACATGGCAACACAGCTGTTTCTTAATCCAAAGGCAGCGTTTATTGTTTCCGGAATACTCATGTTCTTAGGGTTCGTGCCGGGACTACCTACCGGACCATTTTTAACATTCTCTTTTATAATAGGTGGAATCGGGTGGTTCATTGCGAAGTTCCAGCAAGAGAAAGTGGATGATGAACGAAAGAAAAAGCATGACGAGGACATGAAACCTCAGAAAGAAAACATAGAGAGCTTACTTCCATTAGATATGCTTGAGCTCGAGGTCGGTTATGGGCTCATAAATGTCGTCGAATCAAACGGCTCTGGCGATCTTTTAGAAAGAATTGTCAGCATCAGAAAACAATTCGCTCTCGATCTAGGCATTATTGTTCCGAGCGTTCACATAAGAGACAACCTACAGTTAGATCCAGGAGAATACCGATTCCTCATAAAAGGTGTCGAAGTGGGTGGCGGTAAGCTTCAACCAGAGCAATTGCTTGCGATGGATCCGGGTGATGTAACCCGAGCAGTAAAAGGTATTAAAACAAAAGAGCCAGCGTTCGGATTAGATGCATTGTGGATAGCGCAGGCTCAAAAGGAAGAGGCAGAAATTGCAGGGTACACGGTTGTAGATCTTCCAACTGTAATGGCAACGCATTTGACGGAGATCATCAGAACTCACGCCCATGAACTGATCGGGCGACAAGAGGCCTCTCAGCTGATAGAAAGTTTTAAGAAGACGCATCCTAAGCTCGTGGAAGAGTTGGTGCCAGATCTATTGCCGCTAGGAGCTGTTGTAAGAGTTTTGCAAAAACTTCTACGTGAACAAGTTAGCATTAGAGATCTTCTGACAATATTTGAAACTCTGGCTGATGAAGCCCCAAAGGGTAAAGATGTTGAAAATCTCACTGAGGCGGTTCGCCGAAGACTGGCTCCACGCCTTACCAAGAAGTACACAAACGAAGACGGAAGAGTTCCTGTCATTACGCTTGACCCATACTTAGAAGATTTGATTGCCGGATCGTTACTTCAAACCGACCAGGGCGTTCAACTCGTTATGGATCCTCGCCAAGCTCAAACGGTGATTACTGAGATTTCTCGCATTATTGAAGAAAATCCAGATATAGCAGCACAACCCATTCTGCTAACGACACCAACAGTACGTCGGCATGTGCAGAAGCTGGTTGAAAAGTTTATTCCTCAGTTAGTGGTTCTTTCTCATGGTGAACTGTTGTCGGACGCGAGTGTAGTTTCGGTTAGCAGAGTGGAGATAAGACATGTTGGTTAA
- the flhB gene encoding flagellar biosynthesis protein FlhB — protein sequence MAGEEKGSDERTEEATAQRREDFRKKGQIAQTRELASVLLVFGILVALWLSSGYLLKQLHELFTYNYSTAIQKWDDFKGIQDAMVFSASTGAAMAFPLILLCGLMGFASSVLQVGFIRKEDALKFDLEHLNPLNGVKRIVSLKAVFEGAKAIAKIVFILSVMYLVLSKEKESLPFLSFLSVQDLLDYFGTISFRLVFALVLGISFLALLDYGFQKWELEKKMMMTKQEIKEEFKNREGDPLVKARVRRVQREMAQKRMMDDVPKADVIITNPTHIAVAIKYDATMPAPKLLAKGAELVAERIKKLAKEHSIPIIENKPLARTIFKTMKIGEVIPRDLFQAVAEVLAFVYRLKQKNPHSEAR from the coding sequence GTGGCGGGAGAAGAGAAAGGGTCGGATGAGCGCACGGAAGAGGCGACGGCCCAGCGACGAGAAGATTTTCGAAAGAAAGGCCAGATCGCACAGACGCGCGAGCTTGCCTCTGTTCTATTGGTCTTCGGAATACTCGTAGCTCTATGGCTCTCCTCCGGATACTTGCTGAAACAACTCCACGAGTTATTTACCTATAACTATTCTACCGCAATTCAAAAGTGGGATGATTTCAAGGGCATTCAAGATGCCATGGTTTTCTCGGCATCGACTGGCGCCGCAATGGCTTTTCCGCTAATCCTTCTTTGTGGCCTGATGGGGTTTGCTTCGTCCGTATTACAAGTTGGTTTTATACGGAAGGAAGATGCGCTTAAGTTTGACCTTGAACACCTCAACCCACTCAACGGTGTTAAACGCATTGTTAGTTTGAAAGCTGTTTTCGAGGGAGCTAAGGCGATTGCCAAGATCGTATTTATACTATCAGTTATGTATCTTGTGCTTTCAAAAGAGAAAGAAAGTTTGCCTTTTTTGAGTTTTTTGTCTGTTCAAGATCTGCTGGATTATTTTGGAACCATATCCTTCCGCCTTGTTTTTGCTCTCGTTTTGGGAATCTCATTTCTTGCCCTTCTTGATTACGGCTTTCAGAAGTGGGAGCTTGAAAAGAAAATGATGATGACAAAGCAAGAGATTAAAGAAGAGTTCAAAAATCGCGAAGGTGATCCGCTCGTGAAGGCACGCGTTCGGCGAGTACAACGAGAAATGGCACAGAAGAGAATGATGGATGATGTGCCTAAGGCTGACGTTATAATTACAAACCCGACTCATATTGCCGTCGCCATAAAGTATGATGCTACAATGCCCGCGCCCAAATTACTTGCAAAGGGTGCAGAGCTAGTGGCTGAGCGAATTAAGAAGCTCGCAAAAGAACACAGTATACCCATTATTGAAAATAAACCGCTCGCACGGACGATATTTAAGACAATGAAGATTGGTGAAGTCATACCTCGAGATCTGTTTCAAGCAGTCGCAGAGGTTCTTGCTTTCGTATATAGACTCAAACAGAAAAACCCACACAGTGAGGCTAGATAG
- a CDS encoding aspartate--tRNA ligase, with protein sequence MKFVASIKRTHMCGELGSHADGQTVVVMGWVHSRRDHGGLIFCDLRDRTGLVQLTFNPSEPNLEFAKKLRGEFVVAVRARVAKRPEGSENKNLTTGEVELHVIDGEILSEAKTPPFLVDDENVNENLRLKYRYLDLRSEKLQSSLILRHELYQFVRNFLSNEGFIEIETPILYKSTPEGARDYLVPSRVHPGSFYALPQSPQTLKQILMISGFDRYFQLARCFRDEDLRADRQPEFSQIDIEMSFVDTEDIMALNEKLLKGIWKKFKGVEIKEIPRMTYFEAVDNYGSDKPDLRLDWPLRTINEWGGSKGFKVFDDVLAAGGVIKALSVPGLGSVARAQIDKLTDFAKSQGAKGLVWIKWDTEKGIQSSISKFFSESDFKDLFEVLGAKKGDLVLLVSDEWELACNVLGGLRLKLAQEQGVIDKSSDRFLWVTEFPLLEYSAEDKRWVARHHPFTSPTEESKQALVEGRNEEFGHLKAKAYDLVCNGYEILGGSVRIHQSSVQSAMFDCLGLSREEAEQKFGFFLEALEYGTPPHGGAAWGADRLAMILSGATAIRDVIAFPKTAKATCMMSDSPSAVPREQLLDLHISVKRPLGTD encoded by the coding sequence ATGAAATTCGTTGCTTCAATTAAAAGAACTCACATGTGCGGCGAACTTGGCTCACATGCAGATGGGCAAACAGTTGTTGTTATGGGCTGGGTCCATTCTCGTCGAGATCACGGAGGACTAATCTTTTGTGACCTCAGAGACAGGACGGGTCTTGTGCAGCTGACTTTTAATCCGTCAGAGCCAAACTTAGAGTTTGCCAAAAAACTGCGCGGTGAATTTGTTGTTGCCGTTCGAGCTAGGGTTGCAAAAAGGCCTGAGGGTTCTGAAAACAAAAATCTCACAACGGGCGAAGTTGAGCTTCATGTTATAGATGGCGAAATTCTCTCTGAGGCAAAGACGCCACCATTTCTGGTTGATGATGAAAACGTTAACGAGAACCTTCGTCTTAAATACCGTTACTTAGATTTGCGCAGTGAAAAGCTTCAATCCAGTTTGATCTTAAGGCATGAGCTCTACCAATTTGTGAGAAACTTTTTGTCAAACGAAGGATTCATTGAAATAGAAACTCCTATTTTGTACAAAAGCACACCTGAGGGAGCGAGAGACTACTTGGTGCCCTCGAGGGTACACCCTGGCTCTTTCTATGCACTTCCGCAGAGTCCGCAAACGCTGAAGCAAATTCTCATGATCAGCGGGTTTGATCGTTACTTTCAGCTCGCACGCTGTTTTAGAGATGAAGACTTAAGAGCGGATCGCCAACCAGAGTTCAGCCAGATCGATATTGAGATGAGCTTTGTTGATACAGAAGATATCATGGCGCTCAATGAAAAATTGCTAAAAGGTATCTGGAAGAAATTTAAGGGTGTTGAAATCAAAGAGATCCCGCGGATGACTTACTTTGAGGCTGTCGACAATTACGGATCTGACAAACCTGATCTGAGACTTGATTGGCCTCTTCGAACTATTAATGAGTGGGGCGGGTCAAAGGGATTTAAGGTTTTTGATGACGTGCTCGCTGCGGGCGGTGTTATTAAAGCGCTTAGCGTTCCGGGTTTGGGTTCGGTTGCGCGAGCTCAAATCGATAAGCTGACGGACTTCGCAAAATCGCAGGGAGCAAAAGGGCTAGTATGGATCAAATGGGATACCGAAAAAGGCATACAGAGTTCCATATCTAAGTTTTTCAGTGAGTCGGACTTCAAAGATCTATTTGAGGTGCTCGGGGCAAAAAAAGGCGACTTGGTTCTTTTGGTTTCTGATGAGTGGGAGCTCGCTTGCAATGTGCTCGGTGGTCTTCGATTGAAACTGGCTCAAGAACAAGGTGTTATCGATAAATCGAGTGATCGCTTCCTTTGGGTTACGGAGTTTCCGCTGTTAGAATACTCCGCAGAAGATAAACGATGGGTCGCAAGACATCACCCTTTTACATCTCCGACGGAGGAGTCGAAGCAAGCCCTTGTCGAAGGTCGAAACGAAGAATTTGGCCATCTCAAAGCTAAAGCCTATGACTTAGTTTGCAACGGGTACGAAATACTTGGCGGCAGCGTTCGTATTCACCAGAGTTCTGTTCAGTCGGCGATGTTCGATTGCCTGGGCTTAAGCCGCGAAGAGGCTGAACAAAAGTTTGGCTTCTTTTTAGAAGCCCTTGAGTACGGAACTCCTCCCCATGGCGGGGCGGCATGGGGAGCCGATCGATTGGCTATGATTCTTTCTGGGGCGACAGCCATACGAGACGTCATTGCATTTCCGAAAACAGCAAAGGCTACATGTATGATGTCAGACTCCCCTTCGGCTGTGCCTCGCGAGCAATTGTTAGATCTTCACATTTCTGTAAAAAGACCTCTCGGCACAGACTAG